From Sphingomonas bisphenolicum, one genomic window encodes:
- a CDS encoding xanthine dehydrogenase family protein molybdopterin-binding subunit, whose protein sequence is MSAAILSRRGFISASLLAGGGLLFDLNVPLARAADGTPVILTAFIRILPDNRVVIGAKNAEIGQGAKTMLPMMIAEELGVDWSQVTIEQTHADAKVFGGQSAGGSRTTPREWLPTRQAGAAARAMLVAAAAQGWGVAPETLKTSAGTVSDPQSGKSATYASLAAAAAKLPAPDPATLKLTEPADFRIIGQSVVGVDTPAIVAGKPLFGIDFKLPGMLYAVLETCPAFGGAIKSANLDEVKALPGIAHVLTIKGDGTPESGFEGIAILSKSWWSANQARDALKIDWDVSAVSGFSTESYASQAAAKRKGKADADIARTGDIDAAFASAAKTVSADYDYPFLAHGTLEPQNCTALFKDGAVEIWAPTQNPENGRGLVAKALNLPPDKIRINFTRIGGGFGRRLMNDYMVQAASIAAQVPGVPVKLLWNRQQDIQRDFYRPAGWHGFRAALDKGGRLTAFHDHFVTFGKDGKPVRSAEMPASELPAGLIDNVLLEQSFLSTNMPTGWLRAPGSNALAFVTQAFLDEVAQAAGKDLPTLMLELLRDPKELPRGPNQPPFVTARAQGVIEKALAMGGWATREALPKGTGKGFAFYYSHMGYFAEVLEVAIVDGMPKVKTVWVAGDVGSQIINPINALHQAQGSVIEGLGQALAGQQITQVAGAVEQANYDTHPYLRIADAPRIVVEFVKTDYPPTGLGEPALPPVIPALVNAIHAATGKRIRTLPVTAEMLA, encoded by the coding sequence ATGAGCGCCGCCATCCTTTCGCGCCGGGGCTTCATTTCCGCCTCGCTGCTGGCGGGCGGCGGCCTGTTGTTTGACCTGAATGTGCCGCTGGCGCGGGCGGCCGACGGGACACCGGTGATCCTGACCGCCTTCATCCGCATCCTGCCAGACAATCGCGTCGTCATCGGCGCGAAAAATGCGGAGATCGGGCAGGGCGCCAAGACGATGCTGCCGATGATGATCGCCGAGGAACTGGGCGTCGACTGGAGCCAGGTCACGATCGAGCAGACCCATGCCGACGCCAAGGTCTTCGGCGGCCAGAGCGCGGGCGGCAGCCGCACGACGCCGCGCGAATGGCTGCCCACGCGGCAGGCGGGCGCAGCGGCGCGGGCGATGCTGGTCGCGGCGGCCGCGCAGGGCTGGGGCGTGGCGCCGGAAACGCTGAAGACGTCCGCCGGCACGGTCAGCGATCCCCAATCCGGCAAGTCGGCGACCTATGCCTCGCTCGCGGCGGCGGCGGCGAAACTGCCCGCGCCTGATCCGGCGACGCTCAAGCTGACGGAACCCGCCGATTTCCGCATCATCGGCCAGTCGGTTGTCGGCGTCGATACACCCGCCATCGTCGCGGGCAAGCCGCTGTTCGGCATCGATTTCAAGCTGCCGGGCATGCTTTATGCCGTATTGGAAACCTGCCCGGCCTTCGGCGGCGCCATTAAGTCCGCCAATCTGGACGAAGTGAAAGCGCTGCCCGGCATTGCCCATGTGCTGACGATCAAGGGCGACGGCACGCCGGAATCCGGCTTTGAGGGTATCGCCATCCTCTCGAAAAGCTGGTGGAGCGCCAACCAGGCGCGCGACGCGCTCAAGATCGACTGGGATGTCAGCGCGGTCAGCGGGTTTTCGACCGAAAGCTATGCGAGCCAGGCGGCGGCCAAGCGCAAGGGCAAGGCGGATGCCGACATCGCCCGCACCGGCGATATCGATGCCGCCTTCGCCAGCGCGGCAAAGACGGTCTCCGCCGATTACGACTATCCCTTCCTCGCCCACGGCACGCTGGAGCCGCAAAATTGCACTGCCCTGTTCAAGGACGGCGCGGTTGAAATCTGGGCGCCGACGCAGAACCCGGAAAATGGGCGCGGGCTGGTGGCCAAGGCGCTGAACCTGCCGCCCGACAAGATTCGCATCAACTTCACCCGCATCGGCGGCGGCTTCGGTCGGCGGCTGATGAACGACTATATGGTACAGGCGGCGTCGATCGCCGCGCAGGTGCCGGGCGTGCCGGTCAAGCTGCTGTGGAACAGGCAGCAGGATATCCAGCGCGATTTCTATCGCCCCGCCGGCTGGCACGGTTTCCGCGCCGCGCTCGACAAGGGCGGCAGGCTGACCGCCTTCCACGATCATTTCGTCACCTTCGGCAAGGACGGCAAGCCGGTGCGATCGGCGGAAATGCCCGCCAGCGAACTGCCCGCCGGTTTGATCGACAATGTCCTGCTGGAACAGAGTTTCCTTTCCACCAACATGCCGACCGGCTGGCTGCGCGCGCCCGGCTCCAACGCGCTGGCCTTCGTCACCCAGGCCTTTCTCGACGAGGTCGCGCAGGCGGCGGGCAAGGATCTGCCGACCCTCATGCTGGAGCTGCTACGCGATCCAAAGGAACTGCCGCGCGGCCCCAACCAGCCGCCCTTCGTTACCGCCCGCGCGCAAGGCGTGATCGAAAAGGCGCTCGCCATGGGCGGCTGGGCGACGCGCGAGGCGCTGCCCAAGGGCACGGGCAAGGGCTTCGCCTTCTATTACAGCCATATGGGCTATTTCGCCGAAGTGCTGGAAGTGGCGATCGTCGATGGGATGCCCAAGGTGAAGACCGTCTGGGTCGCGGGCGATGTCGGCAGCCAGATCATCAACCCGATCAACGCGCTGCATCAGGCGCAAGGGTCTGTGATCGAGGGGCTGGGTCAGGCGCTGGCCGGTCAGCAGATCACCCAGGTCGCTGGCGCAGTGGAGCAGGCCAATTACGATACCCACCCCTATCTGCGCATCGCCGATGCGCCGCGGATCGTGGTGGAGTTCGTGAAGACCGATTATCCGCCCACCGGCCTGGGCGAACCCGCGCTGCCGCCGGTCATCCCCGCCCTGGTCAACGCCATCCATGCCGCGACCGGCAAGCGCATCCGCACCCTGCCGGTCACGGCGGAGATGCTGGCTTAG
- a CDS encoding (2Fe-2S)-binding protein: MAISFTVNGQKRQVDGDAAKPLLWVLREDLDMVGTKFGCGAGLCGACTVHVGGDAVRSCQTPLGDVAGKAITTIEGVQTSDPGKRIAAAWVKHDVPQCGYCQAGQIMSATALLATTPNPSDEEIDAAMMGNLCRCSTYVRIRAAIKDAAGIQDVQA, translated from the coding sequence ATGGCGATCAGCTTCACGGTCAATGGTCAGAAACGACAGGTCGATGGCGACGCCGCCAAGCCCCTGCTCTGGGTGCTGCGCGAGGATCTCGACATGGTCGGCACCAAGTTCGGCTGCGGCGCGGGGCTGTGCGGCGCCTGCACGGTGCATGTCGGCGGTGACGCGGTGCGATCCTGCCAGACGCCGCTTGGCGATGTCGCCGGCAAGGCGATCACCACGATCGAAGGCGTGCAGACGAGCGATCCCGGCAAGCGCATCGCCGCCGCCTGGGTGAAGCATGACGTGCCGCAATGCGGCTATTGCCAGGCCGGGCAGATCATGAGCGCCACCGCTTTGCTCGCGACGACGCCAAACCCCAGCGATGAAGAGATCGATGCGGCGATGATGGGCAACCTCTGCCGCTGCTCCACCTATGTGCGCATCCGCGCCGCGATCAAGGACGCCGCCGGCATCCAGGACGTGCAGGCATGA
- a CDS encoding HupE/UreJ family protein — protein sequence MMVRRLLLILTLLLGFAAPAQADVFRVGDFTIQQGADPGSFELSASVPSVLASDRPLGLPEGCRETSRDKLTETVMTRYAIGIACDRALAADDAIVTPWAVDGGTFLSTATGARVQQALQPDGDSLSLPIGETAARSRALPEIAVEYTGQGIVHILGGWDHLAFVLCLCLLARGRFLLGLVTTFTLGHSLSLALAFFDIVTVPVPPVEAVIALSIAFMAREAIRAKAEDGTDPAKRRRQLAVVAGFGLLHGLGFATVLRELGVAPQERLSGLLFFNGGVELGQLIFVACVLGALKLAAIFDRDQWVRQAALYGAGIIGCFWAIERVAGFTLGMA from the coding sequence ATGATGGTGCGCCGCCTGTTGCTGATCCTGACGCTGCTCTTGGGCTTTGCCGCCCCGGCGCAGGCGGACGTGTTCCGCGTCGGCGACTTCACCATCCAGCAGGGCGCCGACCCCGGCAGTTTCGAATTGAGCGCCTCGGTCCCCTCGGTCCTGGCCAGCGACCGGCCGCTCGGCCTGCCCGAAGGGTGCCGCGAAACGAGCCGGGATAAGCTGACCGAAACGGTGATGACCCGCTATGCGATCGGCATCGCCTGCGACCGGGCGCTGGCGGCCGACGATGCGATCGTCACCCCCTGGGCGGTCGATGGCGGTACCTTCCTGTCCACCGCCACCGGCGCGCGGGTGCAGCAGGCGCTCCAGCCCGATGGCGACAGCCTGTCCCTGCCGATCGGCGAAACGGCGGCGCGCAGCCGTGCCCTGCCCGAAATCGCGGTCGAATATACGGGACAGGGCATCGTTCATATATTGGGCGGCTGGGATCATCTGGCCTTCGTCCTGTGCCTCTGCCTGCTGGCGCGCGGGCGCTTCCTGCTGGGGCTGGTGACGACCTTCACCCTCGGCCATTCGCTCAGCCTGGCGCTCGCCTTCTTCGACATCGTCACCGTGCCGGTGCCGCCGGTAGAGGCGGTGATCGCGCTTTCCATCGCCTTCATGGCGCGCGAAGCGATCCGCGCGAAGGCGGAGGACGGGACCGATCCGGCCAAGCGTCGCCGGCAACTGGCGGTGGTGGCGGGTTTTGGCCTGCTCCATGGGCTGGGCTTCGCGACGGTGCTGCGCGAACTGGGCGTCGCGCCGCAGGAACGGCTCTCGGGCCTGCTCTTCTTCAACGGCGGGGTCGAACTGGGGCAGTTGATCTTCGTCGCCTGCGTGCTCGGCGCCCTGAAGCTGGCGGCGATCTTCGACCGCGACCAGTGGGTGCGGCAGGCCGCGCTCTATGGCGCGGGGATTATCGGCTGTTTCTGGGCGATCGAGCGGGTGGCCGGCTTCACCCTGGGGATGGCATGA
- a CDS encoding TonB-dependent receptor, translating into MSYRAKLKLGLLSATIISGVVAAMPAMAQTAAAAAEAEGDMIVVTGTRRSTTLMETPINISAIGAAELASERLDDVRDLGAFTPGITVTDTGPRGAATIVMRGLSADDSGASGANYDNAIGTYLGEIPLYLDFKFIDIERVETLLGPQGTLYGLGTLAGAIRYIPNRPDPTRFSGEVHGRAYDVAHSKGVGYVGDATLNIPIIKDVLAFRTATGYYYDPGFIDYPFLVAQPGVSIAQPGGVDNPLGTQAQQDANFAGRKDLNFEKTFTTRNQLGISVPDFNAYLTYAYQKTRTAGRQATTAGVVGEGKYEAAGRYAEPSTRRSQLISLEMEAQLGDVAQAVWASAFTKTKNNTVGDVTDLLLDLDYDYELFPAFAGYTTGINTRKQFNQEIRLVSTHGGPFSWVVGGFYNSMKFRSDSVERLPGFAEFAASPTGSAIYGGFYDGLVRPDGAEYVSFTRSKTEEQAVFGELSFKPIPQWQITAGGRYFRYDTSITGGSDTPMTRSGRRRMPYPSLTIDPSRVRSGQAGDDGFVWKFNTSFNFTPDLMAYATYSKGYRIGGVNRVVPCIQPLPAGQNLCALPNELTFGPDKVKNLELGMRAQLFDRRLSTSISVFQIKWDGIQLASQTVNGAIGITANGGKAKSQGVDFTFNARITDQFTVRGNYSYLDAKLTEDVPGLLSTATGSADLFSGDRLPGSAKNSGAASAVYTMPMGDNDLRLSWTATYTGGILTRPGARGGGERLPSYVMHRASATYSTDVWEISLFANNIFDKYALTGVSNDLTRYGQVNDGIIYRGYAQSVAQPRTMGVEGRVKF; encoded by the coding sequence ATGTCGTATCGCGCAAAGCTCAAGCTGGGACTATTGTCCGCGACGATCATATCCGGCGTCGTCGCGGCCATGCCCGCCATGGCCCAGACCGCCGCGGCGGCGGCCGAAGCGGAAGGCGACATGATCGTCGTCACCGGCACCCGCCGCAGCACCACGCTGATGGAAACGCCGATCAATATTTCGGCCATCGGGGCTGCCGAACTGGCCAGCGAACGGCTGGACGACGTCCGCGACCTGGGCGCGTTCACGCCCGGCATCACCGTCACCGACACCGGCCCGCGCGGCGCGGCCACCATCGTCATGCGCGGCCTTTCCGCCGATGACAGTGGCGCGTCCGGCGCCAACTACGACAATGCGATCGGTACCTATCTGGGTGAAATCCCGCTCTACCTGGACTTCAAGTTCATCGATATCGAGCGCGTGGAAACCCTGCTGGGTCCGCAGGGCACTCTCTATGGCCTGGGCACGCTGGCGGGCGCGATCCGCTACATTCCCAACCGGCCCGATCCGACCCGTTTCAGCGGCGAAGTCCATGGTCGCGCCTATGACGTCGCCCACAGCAAGGGCGTCGGATATGTCGGCGACGCCACGCTGAACATTCCGATCATCAAGGACGTGTTAGCGTTCCGCACGGCGACCGGCTATTATTACGATCCCGGCTTCATCGACTATCCGTTCCTGGTGGCGCAGCCCGGCGTGTCGATCGCCCAGCCGGGCGGCGTGGACAATCCGCTCGGCACCCAGGCGCAACAGGACGCCAATTTCGCCGGCCGCAAGGATCTGAACTTCGAAAAGACGTTCACGACCCGCAACCAGCTCGGCATTTCCGTCCCCGATTTCAACGCCTATCTGACCTATGCCTATCAGAAGACGCGGACGGCCGGCCGGCAGGCGACCACCGCCGGTGTCGTGGGCGAAGGCAAATATGAAGCGGCGGGACGCTATGCCGAACCGTCGACCCGCCGGTCGCAGCTGATCAGCCTGGAGATGGAAGCGCAACTGGGCGATGTTGCGCAGGCTGTCTGGGCATCGGCCTTCACCAAGACGAAGAACAATACCGTCGGCGACGTGACCGACCTGCTGCTCGATCTAGACTATGATTATGAGCTGTTCCCGGCCTTTGCCGGCTATACGACGGGTATCAACACCCGCAAGCAGTTCAACCAGGAAATCCGGCTGGTTTCGACCCATGGCGGCCCGTTTAGCTGGGTCGTGGGCGGCTTTTACAACAGCATGAAGTTCCGGTCCGACAGCGTGGAACGACTGCCGGGCTTTGCAGAATTCGCCGCCTCGCCGACCGGCAGCGCAATTTACGGCGGCTTCTACGATGGCCTCGTCCGCCCGGATGGCGCGGAATATGTCTCCTTCACCCGGTCGAAGACGGAGGAGCAGGCCGTGTTCGGCGAATTGAGCTTCAAGCCGATCCCGCAATGGCAGATCACCGCCGGGGGCCGCTATTTCCGCTACGATACGTCGATCACCGGCGGTTCCGATACGCCTATGACCCGTTCGGGGCGCCGACGGATGCCCTATCCCAGCCTGACCATCGATCCGTCGCGGGTTCGGAGCGGACAGGCGGGGGACGACGGTTTCGTGTGGAAGTTCAACACGTCGTTCAACTTCACGCCAGACCTGATGGCCTATGCCACCTACAGCAAGGGCTATCGCATCGGCGGCGTGAACCGCGTCGTACCCTGTATCCAGCCCCTGCCCGCCGGCCAGAATCTGTGCGCCCTGCCGAACGAACTGACATTCGGACCGGACAAGGTGAAGAATCTGGAACTGGGGATGCGCGCCCAGTTGTTCGACCGGCGCCTGTCCACCAGCATCTCCGTCTTCCAGATCAAATGGGACGGCATCCAGCTGGCCAGCCAGACGGTAAACGGCGCGATCGGCATCACCGCCAATGGCGGCAAGGCCAAGTCCCAGGGCGTCGATTTCACCTTCAACGCCCGCATCACCGACCAGTTCACCGTCCGCGGCAACTATTCCTATCTGGATGCGAAGCTGACGGAGGACGTGCCAGGCCTGTTGTCGACCGCGACCGGCAGCGCCGACCTGTTCTCCGGCGATCGCCTGCCCGGATCGGCGAAAAATTCGGGTGCTGCGTCGGCGGTCTACACCATGCCGATGGGCGACAACGACCTGCGCCTGAGCTGGACCGCGACCTATACCGGCGGCATCCTGACCCGTCCGGGCGCGCGCGGCGGTGGCGAGCGCCTGCCGTCCTATGTGATGCATCGCGCATCGGCGACATACAGCACGGACGTCTGGGAAATCAGCCTGTTCGCGAACAACATCTTCGACAAATATGCCCTGACCGGCGTGTCGAACGACCTGACCCGCTATGGCCAGGTCAATGACGGCATCATCTATCGCGGCTATGCCCAGTCGGTCGCGCAGCCGCGCACCATGGGCGTCGAGGGCCGCGTCAAGTTCTGA
- a CDS encoding peptidyl-prolyl cis-trans isomerase has product MRRLTAPLRALAARDPFLVFLAVSGGIFLLYWAVSARHQTIDVPLSVQKSLSDDYEMMAGRKPDAQAKAKLIHDYVADELLFRNAVERGMHMTDKTTKQRLIDRVRFMIAGAPADPSEDQLMGYYAAHRDLYRAEPRMSLDHVFFERKPADAAALLAKLQAGGSVKGDDFWMGHDLPNYGESMVRGMFGQPFTDALKKAPTGQWIGPLPSTRGWHFARVRDRGPSAMLPYTDVRDQVSQDYLAAQTGALVEQEVRKLESGYRIQVEQ; this is encoded by the coding sequence ATGCGCCGTTTGACTGCCCCGCTGCGCGCTTTGGCGGCGCGCGATCCCTTCCTCGTCTTCCTGGCCGTGTCGGGCGGGATCTTCCTGCTCTATTGGGCCGTCAGCGCCCGGCACCAGACGATCGACGTGCCGCTGTCCGTCCAGAAAAGCCTGTCCGACGATTATGAGATGATGGCGGGCAGAAAACCCGATGCGCAGGCGAAGGCCAAGCTGATCCACGATTATGTCGCCGACGAACTGCTGTTCCGCAACGCGGTGGAGCGGGGGATGCACATGACCGACAAGACCACCAAGCAGCGGCTGATCGACCGGGTCCGCTTCATGATCGCAGGCGCCCCGGCCGATCCGAGCGAGGACCAGTTGATGGGCTATTATGCCGCGCATCGCGATCTCTATCGCGCCGAACCGCGCATGTCGCTCGACCATGTCTTCTTCGAGCGCAAGCCCGCCGATGCCGCCGCCCTGCTCGCGAAGCTGCAAGCGGGCGGCTCGGTCAAGGGTGACGATTTCTGGATGGGCCACGACCTCCCCAATTACGGCGAATCGATGGTGCGCGGGATGTTCGGCCAGCCCTTCACCGACGCGCTGAAAAAGGCGCCGACCGGCCAATGGATCGGCCCGCTGCCATCGACCCGCGGCTGGCATTTCGCGCGGGTGCGCGATCGCGGCCCGTCCGCGATGCTGCCCTATACCGATGTGCGCGATCAGGTCAGCCAGGACTATCTGGCCGCGCAAACCGGCGCGCTGGTCGAACAGGAAGTGCGCAAGCTCGAAAGCGGCTATCGCATCCAGGTGGAGCAATGA
- a CDS encoding tetratricopeptide repeat-containing sulfotransferase family protein, producing the protein MSLEALARAALARGDLPAAAQAAQRLAMAQPERPAGFFLLGMAAAEAGQVAQALPMLEQAVARGGQAEHLAQYARLLILLRRDGEAGRAARAALAAGPEDALTHDTIGCVLARLGDHAASVGPFEGAVAAEPDNLSYRYNLAAACGFTGRVDAARDHYEAILRADPGDARVHYALAILSRQTAEANHVSRLETILAAATKPEDRLRIRYALAKSHEDMGNAAQAFAHLSAANGAHKQAIGYDGAADAAIFDAIERLFADGAPQGWGAGLEEPAPIFVTGMPRTGTTLVDRILSSHPQVGSAGELQAMPLAVKQLAGTRSRLVIDPDTIAASAASDPRALGQAYMARAGHHRADGKRRFIDKLPANFLYIGHMLHALPQAKIICLRRQPMDTVWSNYKNLFASQSAYYAYSYDLMDIARYYARFDRLLALWDRLFPGRVLQLSYEALVADQEGETRRLLAHVGLAWDAACLSFHENQAAVATPSAAQVRRPLNADAVARWKRHEGALAPVRDWLAGQGIAID; encoded by the coding sequence ATGAGCCTGGAGGCGCTGGCGCGCGCGGCGCTGGCGCGGGGCGACCTGCCCGCCGCGGCGCAGGCGGCGCAGCGGCTCGCCATGGCGCAGCCCGAACGTCCCGCCGGTTTCTTCCTGCTGGGCATGGCCGCCGCCGAAGCGGGGCAGGTGGCCCAGGCGCTGCCGATGCTGGAACAGGCGGTGGCGCGCGGCGGGCAGGCCGAACATCTCGCCCAATATGCGCGCCTGCTGATCCTGCTGCGCCGCGATGGAGAGGCGGGCCGGGCAGCGCGCGCGGCGCTGGCGGCCGGGCCGGAAGACGCCCTGACGCATGACACGATCGGCTGCGTGCTGGCGCGGCTGGGCGATCATGCGGCGTCGGTCGGGCCGTTCGAGGGGGCGGTCGCGGCCGAACCGGATAATCTGAGCTATCGCTACAATCTCGCTGCCGCCTGCGGCTTCACCGGTCGGGTCGATGCGGCGCGGGATCATTATGAAGCGATATTGCGCGCCGATCCCGGCGATGCGCGGGTCCATTATGCGCTGGCCATATTGTCGCGGCAGACGGCCGAGGCGAACCATGTCTCCCGCCTGGAAACCATACTCGCCGCTGCGACAAAGCCCGAAGACAGGCTGCGTATCCGCTATGCGCTGGCCAAGAGCCATGAAGATATGGGCAACGCCGCCCAAGCCTTCGCCCATCTGTCCGCCGCCAATGGCGCGCACAAGCAGGCCATCGGCTATGATGGCGCGGCCGATGCGGCGATCTTCGATGCGATCGAACGGCTGTTCGCGGACGGCGCGCCGCAGGGCTGGGGGGCAGGGCTGGAGGAACCTGCACCGATCTTCGTCACCGGCATGCCGCGCACCGGCACGACCCTGGTCGACCGCATCCTTTCCTCCCATCCGCAGGTCGGGTCGGCGGGCGAGTTGCAGGCGATGCCGCTGGCGGTGAAGCAACTTGCCGGCACGCGATCCCGCCTGGTGATCGACCCGGACACCATTGCCGCCAGCGCCGCGTCCGATCCGCGGGCGCTGGGACAGGCCTATATGGCGCGCGCAGGCCATCACCGGGCCGATGGCAAGCGGCGCTTCATCGACAAGCTGCCGGCCAATTTCCTGTATATCGGGCACATGTTGCACGCGCTGCCGCAGGCGAAAATTATCTGCCTGCGCCGCCAGCCGATGGATACGGTGTGGAGCAACTACAAGAATCTCTTCGCCAGCCAGTCGGCCTATTATGCCTATAGCTACGACCTGATGGACATTGCGCGCTATTATGCGCGGTTCGACCGGCTGCTGGCGCTGTGGGACCGGCTTTTCCCCGGCCGGGTGCTGCAACTGTCCTATGAAGCGCTGGTCGCCGATCAGGAGGGCGAGACGCGCCGCCTGCTGGCGCATGTCGGGCTGGCGTGGGACGCGGCCTGCCTGTCCTTCCACGAAAACCAGGCCGCCGTCGCGACGCCGAGCGCGGCGCAGGTTCGCCGCCCGCTCAATGCCGATGCGGTGGCGCGCTGGAAACGGCATGAAGGGGCGCTCGCCCCGGTTCGCGACTGGCTGGCGGGGCAGGGAATCGCGATCGACTGA